A window of Pullulanibacillus sp. KACC 23026 genomic DNA:
GCCGAAATAAAGAAATGCCGTTACGCCTATTTTGATTGAGCGTAACGAGAATACGCTATCCGCCTCGAAATGGGACGGAATGCCGAAATAAGGGACTGAGGTTACGCCTATTTCAGTTGAGCGTAACGAGACTACGCTATCCCGTCGCTAATCGGGCTGGGATGCCGAAATAACGGATTGACGTTACGCCTATTTCGATTGAGCGTAACGAGACTACGCTATCCGCCTCGAAATGGGACGGAATGCCGAAATAAGGGACTGAGGTTACGCCTATTTGGGTTGAGCGTAACGAGAATACGCTATCCGCCACCGAATAGGAGATTAGGCGAATGGCCATCAATCCTAGCCATCTAATTGGACTTGTTCTGAGTGGCGGAATTCGTTGAAATAGCGGAAAATGGCGAGAAATAGTGGGGGATAGCAAGAAACCGCGGGAAATAATGGGGATAGTTCTCCTTTGTTATTATAAGGAGGACTGTCCCCCTTTTTGCCCCCTTTGTTGTCCGTTGCTGCGGCATCTTTCGTTCTTTCTCTGCCTCCTCTAATGTTTGAGATTCTTGTTCTTGGCAAATGCTATGAGCATTGAAATTGTGGAAGAAAATCCATTCAAATAGTAGCGTCTAAACTTGATTTGAAGTAAATATTAATTTAGAATGAGAATAGATTGAGAATTGCTTTCCTAGACAGGAAAGTTTCTATAGAAAAATAGATAAAATGGAGGGTCTTCTGTATGTCTCAACCATCATTAAAAATTGAAAATCTACATGTATCGATCGAAGGAAAAGAAATAGTCAAGGGCTTGAATTTAGAAATAAACGGCGGTGAAATTCATGCCATCATGGGACCAAACGGAACGGGTAAATCGACGCTTGCATCGGCTCTAATGGGGCATCCAAAATATGAAATTACTGAAGGAACGGTCACATTCGATGGGGAAGACCTCCTCGAGATGGAAGTGGATGAGCGCGCACGTGCCGGTCTCTTTTTGGCTATGCAATATCCAAGCGAAGTCAGCGGTGTAACGAATGCGGATTTCTTACGGACTGCTATTAATGGCCGCCGCGGAGAAGGTAATGAAATTCCGCTAATGAAGTTTATCAAAACGTTAGACCAAAAAATGGATATTCTCGACATGGGCGAGGAATTCTCTACACGTTATCTAAATGAAGGATTTTCAGGCGGTGAGAAAAAACGCAATGAAATTCTTCAGTTAATGATGCTAGAACCTAAGATCGCTATTCTTGATGAAATTGACTCAGGTCTAGATATCGATGCTCTTAAGGTTGTATCAAAAGGTGTCAATGCGATGCGTTCTCCTGACTTTGGTTGCTTAATCATCACTCACTATCAACGTTTGCTTAATTACATCACACCAGACAAGGTTCATGTTATGATGCAGGGCCGTATTGTTAAGTCTGGCGGACCAGAACTAGCTGAACGCTTAGAAGCACAAGGCTATGATTGGGTTAAAGAAGAATTAGGAATTGAAGATGAAACGATCGGTCAAGAAGCTTAATTCAAACGATTTTTCTTGAAAGAATTAGTGAGTTTTTGTCTAGCACAGTGCCCAGTCGAAATGCCTTAATGAAATCAGGCACCCATTACAGCCGTTTTAGTACTTGGTAAGCTGCTATGGATGACTTCGGTACATGCGCTTTTCTGTAAACCAAGTAGTAGGAGGAAATGCGATGTCAACGGAAACCAAAGCGCCGAAAGTCGACGCAACTTATATAGAAGATTTTAGCAGTCGTAGAAGTGAACCAACTTGGCTTCTTGATTTGCGAAAAAAGGCTCTTGAAGAGATGGAAGTTTTACCTCTTCCAAAAGCAGAGAAAACACGGATCATTGGTTGGAATTTCACTTTCTTTGTTCCTGAATCTTCGGGCGAGGCGGTAGCAACCATCGAATCCTTGCCTGAACGGGTTCAACAATTAATCGGAAAAGGGGAGCAGTCTGGAAACCTCCTCGTTCATCACAACGAAAAGGGTGTCCTTGCTTCTCTATCTGATGAGTTGAAGAGTAAAGGGGTTATTCTAACGGATATCCAGACAGCTGCTCGTGAGCATGGAGAGCTGTTGCAAAACTATTTCTTTGGTAAAGCATGTGATTATAAGGCTAATAAATTGACGGCTTTAAATGCGGCTTTAGGAAATGCTGGGACGTTTATCTATGTTCCTAAAAACGTAGTCATTGATGTGCCTTTACAAAGTGTTTATTGGCAAGAGGACCCAAGCGTCGGCTTAATCAATCACGTTATCATTATTGCCGAATCTGGAAGCTCGGTAACTTATGTCGAGAATTATCTCTCTGAAGATACAGAGGACTCGGGTGTGGCTAACACCATTGCAGAAGTCTATGTAGGTGACAATGCACGGGTTCAATATGGAGCGGTTGATAACTTATCTAAGAATGTTACCACTTATGTGAATCGACGTGCCTATGTTGGCCGTGACGGTAAAATTGAATGGGCGCTTGGACAAATGAATGATGGCAACATTATTTCTGAAACCTATACAGCGCTTGTAGGAGACGGCTCCGTCGGCGATACAAAAGCAGTGAGTGTCGGTCGTGGAAACCAACATCAGAATTTTACCAACTATATTCAGCACTTCGGTAAAAATTCAGAAAGTAATCTGCTTATCCATGGCGTTCAACGAGAAGGGGCGAACGCAATTTTTAATGGCATTACGAAGATTGAACACGGTGGAACTAAGTCAAATGGGGATCAAACACAGCGTGTCTTAATGCTAAGTGACAAGGCTCGCGGGGATGCAAATCCGATTCTTCTGATCGATGAAGATGATGTTATCGCTGGACATGCGGCTTCAGTTGGACGTATTGACCCTGTTCAATTGTATTATCTAATGAGCCGCGGTATTAAAAAAGAAGATGCTGAGCGCCTTGTTATTCACGGTTTCTTAGCACCTGTTGTAACGCAGCTCCCTGTTGAAGGGGTAAAAGCGCAACTAATTGAAGTTATTGAAGGGAAAGTTAAGTAATGTTAGATATAAAGGCGATTCGCGAACAGTTTCCCATACTTGACCAAGACGTCAATGGACATCGCCTTGTTTATTTGGACAGCGCAGCAACTTCTCAAAAACCGATCACTGTTATTGAAGCACTGGATGACTATTATAGAAGATATAATTCTAATGTTCACCGCGGTGTTCATACATTAGGGACAAGGGCGACAGATGCCTATGAAGGGGCTCGCGAGAAAGTACGTCGTTTTATTGGGGCTGAGCAAAGTCAAGAGATTATTTTCACCCGAGGAACTACGGCTTCTTTGAATTTAGTAGCCCAAAGCTACGGTGGCGATAACCTTCAGCCTGGTGATGAAATCGTCTTAACAGAGGTTGAGCATCATGCCAATTTAATTCCTTGGCAGCAGATAGCTAAACGAACAGGGGCTAAGTTAATCTATATTCCCCTGCAGGAAGATGGAACGGTCACGGTCGAGGCAGTTCGGCAAACCGTTACTTCCAAAACTAAAATTCTTGCTATCGCTCATATCTCAAATGTTCTTGGATCGATTAATCCGATTAAAGAATTTGCAGCGATTGCCCATGAAAACCAAGCGGTTATTGTTGTTGACGGTGCCCAAAGTGCTCCTCATTTGAAAATAGATGTTCAAGACTTAGACGTTGATTTTTATGCTTTCAGTGGACATAAGATGTGTGGACCAACTGGAATTGGCGTATTATATGGTAAAAAGGCATTGCTTGAAAAAATGGAGCCTGTGGAAACTGGAGGCGAAATGATTGATTTTGTCGGTCTCTATGACTCCACATGGAAAGAACTGCCTTGGAAATTTGAAGCAGGAACCCCCATCATCGCTGGTGCCATCGGTTTAGCTAAAGCTATTGAATTTCTCGAAGGCGTTGGATTAGAGGCGATTCATGATCATGAATCAAGGCTAGCTCAATATGCATTAGAGGCCCTTTCAACGATAAAAGGATTAACCATTTATGGTCCAAAGAATCGATCGGGTGTCGTGACCTTTAATGTAGATGATGTTCATCCCCATGATCTCTCAACCGTTCTTGATGCAGAAGGAATAGCCATTCGGGCAGGTCACCATTGTGCTCAACCGCTTATGAAATGGCTAGATGTATCAGCGACGGCACGTGCAAGCTTCTATTTATATAATGACAAAGAAGAAATTGATCGTTTGGTCGATGGGGTCCAAAAAGCGAAGGAGTATTTCGGTTATGTCATCTAATAATTTGGATCAGCTTTATCGCCAAGTCATCATGGATCATTATAAGAATCCACGAAATCGAGGATCATTAGAGACACCTGAATCGGTTACCATTGATATGAATAACCCGACATGCGGTGATCGTATCCAACTTCAACTGCAAGTGGAAGACGGCAACGTTAAAGATGCCCGTTTTACCGGTGAGGGCTGTTCAATCAGTATGTCTTCGGCGTCCATGATGACAGAAGCTATTAAGGGAAAGTCATTAGAGGATGCTCTTAAGATGTCAGAGCTTTTCTCCGATATGATGCTTGGTAAGGAGATTGACCCAGGTGAGCTCGATCTTGGAGATATTGAAGCTCTGCAAGGTGTCTCGAAGTTCCCTGCTCGAATTAAATGTGCTACCCTTGCTTGGAAAGCGATGGAAAAAGGACTTCACGATCATCATCATTAAGGTCATGATTTGTGTTAAACTAAATAAGTTGCAACTCGCTTAAAAAATGTTGCTCACAGGCTTAATCATAAGGCTCCATAAACATACAGTCGGTGACAAATGTCACAGGAATAGAAGTCATCGATACTAATCGATGATTAAGCAAATAAGGAGGGGAACGATTTGGCAAAGAAAATGCCTGAAATCGGTGATTATAAATATGGCTTTCATGATAAAGATGTTTCCGTCTATCGTGCTGACCGTGGCTTAACAAAAGAAGTGGTTGAAGACATTTCTAAACGCAAAAACGAGCCTCAGTGGATGCTTGATTTCCGTTTGAAAGCACTCGATCATTTCTATAAACGTCCTATGCCACAATGGGGTGGGAATCTAAACGATTTGAACTTTGATGATATCACTTATTATGTAAAGCCATCAGAGAAATCGGGCCGTTCATGGGATGAAGTACCTGAAGAAATCAAACGTACTTTTGATAAGTTAGGGATCCCTGAAGCCGAGCAAAAATATCTGGCTGGTGTCTCCGCTCAGTATGAATCTGAAGTGGTTTACCATAACATGAAGAAAGACCTTGAAGATATGGGTATCGTCTTTAAAGACACGGATACAGCCTTACGTGAAAATGAAGACTTGTTCAAAGAATACTTTGCGTCTGTTATTCCGTATTCCGATAATAAGTTTTCTGCCCTTAACTCTGCTGTATGGTCTGGTGGTTCCTTTATCTATGTTCCTAAAGGCGTCAAGGTGGAAACACCGCTTCAAGCCTACTTCCGAATTAACTCTGAAAACATGGGACAATTCGAGCGGACACTTATTATTGTCGATGAAGGGGCTTCTGTGCATTATGTTGAAGGGTGTACGGCACCAGTCTACTCGACGAACTCCCTTCATAGTGCTGTTGTTGAAATCATTGTTAAAAAAGATGCTTATTGCCGTTACACAACAATCCAAAACTGGGCGAACAACGTTTACAATCTTGTAACGAAACGTGCAGTCGCTATGGAAAATGCAACCATGGAATGGATTGACGGCAACATCGGTTCTAAGCTTACAATGAAATATCCTTCGATCCTGTTAAAAGGAGAAGGGGCACGCGGAAATACCCTTTCCATTGCGATTGCCGGGAAAGGTCAGCACCAGGATGCAGGGGCAAAAATGATGCATTTAGCACCAAATACTTCCTCAACCATCGTTTCTAAATCAATCTCTAAGAGCGGCGGGAAAGTCACCTACCGAGGTATGGTTCACTTTGGCCGTAATGCATCTAACTCTCGCTCAAACGTTGAGTGTGATACGTTGATCATGGATAACGAATCGACTTCAGATACAATTCCATACAACGAAATTCTTAATGAGAACATTTCACTTGAGCATGAAGCAAAAGTATCAAAGGTTTCCGAAGAGCAGCTCTTCTATCTCATGAGCCGCGGAGTAACCGAGCAAGAAGCAACGGAAATGATCGTAATGGGCTTTATCGAACCATTTACAAAAGAACTTCCAATGGAATATGCGGTAGAAATGAACCGTTTGATCAAGTTTGAGATGGAAGGCAGCATCGGTTAAGCTGTCAGCCGCCTTTTAATTGGATTGATTGACCTATTACAATGAATGGAATATGATTCAAGGGAGCAACGATTCGTTGCTCCCTTTATATATTAATAAGCCTATACGGGTAAAATTTGCCTATAAGGATTTCAGGAGAATTAGCCCTTTGGATACCATAAAGAGAAGGGGTGTTGGGGTGAACATTCATCTCTTTCATACAAATGATTTACATAGTCATGTTGAGTTCATACCTAAGCAAAGAAGTTTGCTGACGCGGTTGATGAATCGCGCTCAAGAGCAGCATGAATCAAGCTTATTGATTGATTTAGGCGATCATATGGACCGCTCAAATCCTTTAACCGAAGGGACCTTTGGAAAAGGAAATGTAAGACTTCTTAATGAAATGGATTATGATCTCGTGACGATCGGAAATAATGAAGGCATTACATTTACAAAAGCTGATCTGGAAGCCGCTTATCAGGATAAAACGTTTCCCATCTTGCTTGCGAATTTATTTAATGAAAGCAGCGAGAGACCCGCTTGGTGCAAGCCTAGTCAAATTCTTGATATTAATGGCATGAAATTAGGGTTTGTAGGGGTGACTGCGGATTTTTATGATTTTTATAAAGGGTTAGGCTGGCGTATTGAAAGCCCTATGGAAGTTCTGAAGAAGTATGTTCCATTGCTTAAGAAACAAGCAGATGTCGTGGTCGTTTTATCTCATGTTGGGAAATCATTTGATGTCCAACTGGCTCATGAACTTGATGGCATCGATGTCATTCTTGGGAGTCATAGTCATGATTTACTGCCCAATGGGGTGATGGAAAAGGACACGTTAATCGTACAAGCAGGGAAATTTGGCCAGCACGTTGGTGAGGTCGTGCTAGAAATAAATGAATTTAAGCAACTTGTCTCGAAACAAGCACGACTTTATAATGTCCTGGAAGAGCCGGATGACTTAAAGATGTTGGCGATTGTCAAAGAGCTTGAGCAAGAGGGCAGAAGGAAGCTGCTTGCACCTGTTACTGAACTGGATGAGACGATGGCAATCAATTGGGATCAGGAAAGTCCGTTTGCTGAACTCTTGGCGGAAGGCTTGAAGGAGTGGTGCCAAGCGGATATCGGAATGATTAATTCAGGTGTCTTGTTAGGAGATTTGGCTCCAGGTGTCGTGACGAAGGGGGAACTCCACCGACTTTGTCCGCATCCTTTAAACCCTTGTCGGCTGACTTTAAAAGGGCAAGATCTTTTGGAACTCCTTCATATTGGTCAATCCTCTGAATTCAAGCAGTGGGCTCTTTTAGGTTTTGGATTTCGTGGAAAACGTTTGGGGGGACTTGTTTATTCAGGTCTGACCTATGAATGGG
This region includes:
- the sufC gene encoding Fe-S cluster assembly ATPase SufC, whose product is MSQPSLKIENLHVSIEGKEIVKGLNLEINGGEIHAIMGPNGTGKSTLASALMGHPKYEITEGTVTFDGEDLLEMEVDERARAGLFLAMQYPSEVSGVTNADFLRTAINGRRGEGNEIPLMKFIKTLDQKMDILDMGEEFSTRYLNEGFSGGEKKRNEILQLMMLEPKIAILDEIDSGLDIDALKVVSKGVNAMRSPDFGCLIITHYQRLLNYITPDKVHVMMQGRIVKSGGPELAERLEAQGYDWVKEELGIEDETIGQEA
- the sufD gene encoding Fe-S cluster assembly protein SufD, with the protein product MSTETKAPKVDATYIEDFSSRRSEPTWLLDLRKKALEEMEVLPLPKAEKTRIIGWNFTFFVPESSGEAVATIESLPERVQQLIGKGEQSGNLLVHHNEKGVLASLSDELKSKGVILTDIQTAAREHGELLQNYFFGKACDYKANKLTALNAALGNAGTFIYVPKNVVIDVPLQSVYWQEDPSVGLINHVIIIAESGSSVTYVENYLSEDTEDSGVANTIAEVYVGDNARVQYGAVDNLSKNVTTYVNRRAYVGRDGKIEWALGQMNDGNIISETYTALVGDGSVGDTKAVSVGRGNQHQNFTNYIQHFGKNSESNLLIHGVQREGANAIFNGITKIEHGGTKSNGDQTQRVLMLSDKARGDANPILLIDEDDVIAGHAASVGRIDPVQLYYLMSRGIKKEDAERLVIHGFLAPVVTQLPVEGVKAQLIEVIEGKVK
- a CDS encoding cysteine desulfurase, which encodes MLDIKAIREQFPILDQDVNGHRLVYLDSAATSQKPITVIEALDDYYRRYNSNVHRGVHTLGTRATDAYEGAREKVRRFIGAEQSQEIIFTRGTTASLNLVAQSYGGDNLQPGDEIVLTEVEHHANLIPWQQIAKRTGAKLIYIPLQEDGTVTVEAVRQTVTSKTKILAIAHISNVLGSINPIKEFAAIAHENQAVIVVDGAQSAPHLKIDVQDLDVDFYAFSGHKMCGPTGIGVLYGKKALLEKMEPVETGGEMIDFVGLYDSTWKELPWKFEAGTPIIAGAIGLAKAIEFLEGVGLEAIHDHESRLAQYALEALSTIKGLTIYGPKNRSGVVTFNVDDVHPHDLSTVLDAEGIAIRAGHHCAQPLMKWLDVSATARASFYLYNDKEEIDRLVDGVQKAKEYFGYVI
- the sufU gene encoding Fe-S cluster assembly sulfur transfer protein SufU, with the protein product MSSNNLDQLYRQVIMDHYKNPRNRGSLETPESVTIDMNNPTCGDRIQLQLQVEDGNVKDARFTGEGCSISMSSASMMTEAIKGKSLEDALKMSELFSDMMLGKEIDPGELDLGDIEALQGVSKFPARIKCATLAWKAMEKGLHDHHH
- the sufB gene encoding Fe-S cluster assembly protein SufB, with amino-acid sequence MAKKMPEIGDYKYGFHDKDVSVYRADRGLTKEVVEDISKRKNEPQWMLDFRLKALDHFYKRPMPQWGGNLNDLNFDDITYYVKPSEKSGRSWDEVPEEIKRTFDKLGIPEAEQKYLAGVSAQYESEVVYHNMKKDLEDMGIVFKDTDTALRENEDLFKEYFASVIPYSDNKFSALNSAVWSGGSFIYVPKGVKVETPLQAYFRINSENMGQFERTLIIVDEGASVHYVEGCTAPVYSTNSLHSAVVEIIVKKDAYCRYTTIQNWANNVYNLVTKRAVAMENATMEWIDGNIGSKLTMKYPSILLKGEGARGNTLSIAIAGKGQHQDAGAKMMHLAPNTSSTIVSKSISKSGGKVTYRGMVHFGRNASNSRSNVECDTLIMDNESTSDTIPYNEILNENISLEHEAKVSKVSEEQLFYLMSRGVTEQEATEMIVMGFIEPFTKELPMEYAVEMNRLIKFEMEGSIG
- a CDS encoding bifunctional UDP-sugar hydrolase/5'-nucleotidase, giving the protein MDTIKRRGVGVNIHLFHTNDLHSHVEFIPKQRSLLTRLMNRAQEQHESSLLIDLGDHMDRSNPLTEGTFGKGNVRLLNEMDYDLVTIGNNEGITFTKADLEAAYQDKTFPILLANLFNESSERPAWCKPSQILDINGMKLGFVGVTADFYDFYKGLGWRIESPMEVLKKYVPLLKKQADVVVVLSHVGKSFDVQLAHELDGIDVILGSHSHDLLPNGVMEKDTLIVQAGKFGQHVGEVVLEINEFKQLVSKQARLYNVLEEPDDLKMLAIVKELEQEGRRKLLAPVTELDETMAINWDQESPFAELLAEGLKEWCQADIGMINSGVLLGDLAPGVVTKGELHRLCPHPLNPCRLTLKGQDLLELLHIGQSSEFKQWALLGFGFRGKRLGGLVYSGLTYEWDELNQCPHHVQINGEELQSDKSYTIGTADLFTFSHIARPLMRVMEIRIFMPEFLRDVLAWQLSRKAR